A window of Pedobacter lusitanus contains these coding sequences:
- a CDS encoding alpha/beta fold hydrolase: MKNLSQTLKSMLLIAIIMFTAFQSNGQQSKPSGSGYVPVNGIKVYYEVYGEGRPLVLLHGAFMTIDMNWGQLIPELSKTRKVIAVELQGHGHTQFSDRKLSHTTLASDVEGVMDYLKIDSADITGYSYGGSVAYQFAIQSPKRVRKLVIISSTYKNSGWLPEVNNALKAMKPEFLTNTPMKAAYDAVAPDKTKWTKFLEQMIAFNHIPFDMGEANIAKITSPVLIISGDNDGLDKIELIKTYQLLGGAVCADFGAMPKSQLAIVPSQSHVSLMMQTKTILGYLDSFLK, from the coding sequence ATGAAAAACTTATCCCAAACACTTAAATCGATGCTGCTGATTGCAATCATCATGTTTACAGCATTTCAATCAAACGGACAACAGTCTAAACCTTCCGGCAGTGGTTATGTACCTGTTAATGGTATCAAAGTTTATTACGAAGTATATGGTGAGGGCAGGCCTTTAGTTTTATTACACGGTGCTTTTATGACAATTGATATGAACTGGGGTCAATTAATCCCTGAGCTGTCAAAAACAAGAAAAGTAATTGCTGTAGAATTGCAGGGGCATGGACATACACAGTTTTCAGATAGAAAATTATCACATACTACTCTGGCAAGTGACGTAGAAGGGGTCATGGATTACCTGAAAATTGACAGTGCTGATATAACTGGATATAGTTATGGTGGATCTGTAGCATATCAATTTGCTATACAAAGCCCTAAACGGGTAAGAAAATTAGTAATCATTTCTTCTACTTATAAAAATAGTGGCTGGCTACCAGAAGTAAACAATGCGCTTAAAGCAATGAAGCCTGAATTTCTTACAAATACACCTATGAAAGCTGCGTACGATGCGGTGGCACCAGATAAAACCAAATGGACAAAGTTCTTAGAGCAAATGATTGCTTTTAATCATATACCATTCGACATGGGAGAGGCAAATATTGCGAAAATTACTTCGCCTGTATTGATAATTTCAGGTGACAATGATGGCCTGGACAAAATCGAATTGATAAAAACATACCAACTATTGGGAGGCGCTGTATGTGCTGATTTTGGAGCAATGCCTAAATCTCAGTTGGCTATAGTTCCTTCGCAGAGCCATGTGAGCCTTATGATGCAGACCAAAACAATATTAGGTTATCTGGATAGTTTTTTGAAGTAA
- a CDS encoding S8 family serine peptidase has translation MTLRTFQLCLPFLCFSLYFSACKKSELPSTPSIIIDPSFVQLKRDHPELGARLTVNIQNIQSGESKEVVWSSENIRIATVKPDGTVWAAGAGETYIVATMVGGKGTAKCKVVVTDANDYKYRLVLKDKGLSNFSVNRPQEFLSVKAIERRRKGNIAIDETDLPISAEYLKAIQKVGGIIVAKSKWLNTVSVNCSDQFLIDQYKALPFVKDVIMVWEGKRTTSPPAKKYIDIPQLVSNHTANNQLDYGSAANNIKINNGQILHQQGFKGAGIDIAVIDAGFIDMKNNPSFKNINIKGAKSFVYENDDPYAIDSHGVWVTSCMATNLPGKYVGTAPEANYWLLRTEDSSSEYPIEEDYWVNAAEYADSVGVDIINSSLAYTSHYLVSAKYEFNDMDGKTAQATRGANAAASKGIFIVNCAGNNDTWVGTPADSPNVLTLGSVNSRGNAGMFTSWGITVDGRMKPDVMAMGQGASVINVSGESENRSGTSYSSPIMAGLTACLWQAYPKLTNKELMEVIRKSGHMANKPEVPYGYGIADMQIAMELSKKIIAFR, from the coding sequence ATGACGCTTCGTACTTTTCAGCTTTGCCTACCCTTTCTTTGCTTTAGCTTATACTTCTCCGCCTGCAAGAAATCAGAATTGCCATCGACTCCCTCTATCATAATAGATCCTTCCTTTGTACAGCTTAAAAGAGATCACCCCGAACTAGGTGCGAGATTAACAGTAAATATTCAGAACATACAATCTGGAGAGTCTAAAGAAGTAGTATGGAGTTCCGAAAATATAAGAATAGCAACAGTAAAACCAGATGGTACAGTTTGGGCAGCGGGAGCTGGAGAGACATACATTGTAGCCACAATGGTGGGCGGAAAGGGAACAGCTAAATGCAAAGTAGTGGTTACTGATGCTAATGATTATAAATATCGATTAGTTTTAAAAGATAAGGGCCTTTCAAATTTCTCTGTTAATCGGCCTCAGGAATTTCTTTCCGTAAAAGCGATAGAAAGAAGACGGAAGGGAAATATCGCCATTGATGAGACAGATTTACCTATTTCCGCCGAATACCTTAAGGCTATCCAAAAAGTTGGAGGCATTATAGTGGCAAAAAGCAAGTGGCTTAACACAGTAAGTGTTAATTGCAGCGATCAATTTTTGATTGACCAATATAAAGCCCTTCCCTTTGTTAAAGATGTAATCATGGTATGGGAAGGTAAACGAACGACATCGCCACCTGCTAAAAAATACATAGACATACCTCAGCTTGTTTCAAACCATACTGCAAATAATCAACTTGACTATGGTTCAGCAGCGAACAATATCAAGATAAATAATGGACAAATTTTACATCAACAGGGATTTAAAGGAGCAGGAATTGATATTGCTGTCATCGATGCTGGTTTTATCGACATGAAGAATAATCCATCTTTTAAGAATATAAATATTAAAGGCGCAAAATCTTTTGTCTACGAGAATGATGATCCGTATGCAATAGACAGTCATGGCGTCTGGGTAACATCATGCATGGCAACTAACTTACCGGGCAAATATGTAGGTACAGCACCTGAAGCAAATTATTGGCTTTTACGCACCGAAGATTCGTCATCAGAATACCCTATTGAAGAAGACTACTGGGTAAATGCAGCAGAATATGCAGACAGCGTGGGTGTAGATATCATCAACTCATCACTAGCATATACCTCCCACTATTTGGTTTCTGCAAAGTACGAGTTTAACGATATGGATGGTAAAACTGCACAGGCCACCAGAGGTGCAAATGCAGCAGCAAGTAAAGGAATTTTCATTGTTAATTGTGCAGGAAATAATGACACCTGGGTTGGAACACCAGCTGATTCTCCAAATGTATTAACACTGGGTTCAGTTAACTCCAGAGGTAATGCCGGGATGTTCACCTCCTGGGGTATTACAGTAGACGGAAGGATGAAGCCTGATGTGATGGCCATGGGGCAAGGCGCGAGTGTTATTAATGTTAGTGGTGAAAGCGAAAACCGGAGCGGAACCTCTTACTCCAGCCCAATCATGGCCGGTCTGACTGCCTGTTTGTGGCAAGCTTATCCAAAATTAACAAATAAAGAGCTGATGGAAGTTATCAGAAAATCAGGTCATATGGCAAATAAGCCCGAAGTTCCTTATGGTTACGGTATTGCGGATATGCAGATAGCAATGGAGCTAAGCAAAAAAATAATAGCTTTCAGGTAG
- a CDS encoding helix-turn-helix domain-containing protein has protein sequence MVIDYKKIDLFGKSFIQKVILKAPFEFAFPVSEQACFLYMLQGEMLYQFDDDHLNIPANHSLLLNCIKSGKQIHDSNAGSNGEIVIVTFHPEILKRIYESELPLLLRPGNKVTNQSSGKINNDFLIQKYIEGLLFYFENPSLVNDEILILKLKEIILLLSQTRDAETIQVILSQLFSPASYTFKQIIAANIFLPVSVEELAQKNNLSISSFKREFKKLYNDSPANYIKTRRLERAAELLLVSNERITGIAFDCGFNDLANFTKSFHDKYSVTPTNYRLKLNNK, from the coding sequence ATGGTAATCGATTATAAAAAGATTGATTTGTTTGGAAAATCATTCATTCAGAAAGTGATATTAAAAGCACCTTTTGAATTTGCTTTTCCTGTTTCTGAACAAGCTTGTTTTTTATACATGCTGCAAGGTGAAATGCTGTATCAATTTGATGATGATCATCTAAATATTCCTGCCAATCATTCATTATTACTCAACTGCATAAAGTCTGGAAAACAGATACACGATTCAAATGCCGGCAGCAATGGTGAAATTGTAATCGTTACTTTCCATCCGGAAATATTAAAGAGAATTTATGAAAGTGAACTTCCTTTGTTACTCCGGCCAGGTAATAAAGTAACTAATCAGTCAAGTGGAAAGATAAATAATGATTTTTTGATTCAAAAGTATATTGAAGGTCTCCTCTTTTATTTTGAGAATCCATCTTTGGTCAATGACGAAATTTTGATTTTGAAACTGAAGGAAATCATCCTTTTGCTTTCACAGACACGAGACGCTGAAACTATACAAGTCATCTTATCACAACTTTTCTCGCCCGCTTCATATACTTTCAAACAAATTATAGCAGCGAATATTTTTTTGCCGGTTAGTGTTGAAGAGCTGGCACAAAAAAACAATTTGAGCATTTCCTCATTTAAAAGGGAGTTTAAAAAATTGTACAATGATTCTCCTGCCAATTATATTAAAACCAGGAGACTGGAAAGAGCCGCAGAACTGCTTTTAGTTTCCAATGAGCGTATCACAGGCATAGCCTTTGATTGTGGGTTTAACGACTTAGCCAACTTTACTAAAAGTTTTCATGATAAGTACAGCGTTACTCCAACAAACTATCGTTTGAAGTTGAATAATAAATAA
- a CDS encoding FAD-dependent monooxygenase, with product MKKKVLISGASFAGLTLAYWLNKFGYQVTVVELGKGLRKGGSPIDVRGKAMDVVKEMGILQKIKAHEFIHTDEIVNAKGETLTSFSVNALEEYRGDIEIHRSDLVEIIFEIVPKDEVEFIFGNSIKTLIQHENRVEISFENGSDSSFDFVFGADGTHSMVRRLVFGAEENFKKFFGVYFAFAKADHIYTGRSGNTGIIYRELGKEAVIYHFKDGANAILMFRAPKLDWNYRNDEQQKQILKEYFGNNTNWKIPDILDSMLHSDNLYFDEASQIHMPTWTKGRVALVGDAAYAPSFFTGMGTSLALEGATLLANELHVSEDYTTAFGKYNETFKPFAESIQARITRGLKVQLPETEEEFQASITALRNNEKLS from the coding sequence ATGAAAAAAAAAGTCTTAATTTCAGGTGCAAGCTTTGCCGGATTGACCTTAGCCTATTGGTTAAATAAATTTGGCTATCAGGTAACCGTAGTAGAATTGGGTAAAGGCCTTAGAAAAGGCGGTTCGCCCATCGATGTCCGGGGCAAAGCCATGGATGTTGTAAAAGAAATGGGAATATTACAAAAAATTAAAGCCCATGAATTTATCCATACTGATGAGATCGTAAATGCGAAAGGCGAAACACTAACTAGTTTTTCAGTAAATGCACTGGAGGAATATCGCGGAGATATTGAAATCCATCGCAGTGATCTGGTCGAAATCATTTTTGAAATTGTCCCTAAGGATGAAGTCGAATTTATTTTTGGCAACAGTATAAAAACGTTGATCCAGCACGAAAACCGTGTTGAAATATCCTTTGAAAATGGATCGGACAGTAGTTTTGATTTCGTATTTGGCGCAGATGGCACACACTCTATGGTAAGGAGACTTGTGTTCGGAGCTGAAGAAAATTTCAAAAAATTTTTCGGTGTTTACTTTGCTTTTGCCAAAGCAGATCATATATACACAGGCAGATCGGGTAACACCGGGATAATATACCGGGAGCTGGGTAAGGAGGCGGTTATATACCACTTCAAAGATGGAGCGAATGCTATACTAATGTTTAGAGCGCCTAAATTAGATTGGAATTATAGAAATGATGAACAACAAAAGCAAATTCTGAAAGAATATTTTGGCAATAATACGAATTGGAAAATCCCCGACATTTTAGACTCCATGCTTCATTCCGACAATTTGTATTTTGATGAAGCGAGTCAGATTCATATGCCGACCTGGACAAAAGGACGTGTTGCCCTGGTTGGCGATGCTGCGTATGCACCAAGTTTTTTTACGGGAATGGGCACAAGTTTAGCTTTGGAAGGCGCAACTTTGTTGGCAAATGAGCTTCACGTAAGTGAAGATTACACAACTGCTTTCGGGAAGTATAACGAAACGTTTAAGCCTTTTGCCGAAAGCATTCAAGCCCGTATTACCCGTGGTCTGAAAGTTCAATTGCCCGAAACAGAGGAAGAGTTCCAGGCATCTATTACCGCGTTGCGTAATAATGAGAAACTTTCCTAA
- a CDS encoding OPT family oligopeptide transporter yields the protein MSKEEFKPFIPAESNVAEFTIKSILLGCIAGIIFGAATVYLALKAGLTVSASIPIAVLAITLGKKFFKTTILENNIIQTTGSAGESIAAGVVFTLPGFLFLSTDIGGQSSGEAFFNYMTILILAILGGVLGTMMMIPLRRSLIVKEHETLPYPEGTACASVLKAGERGGSFARTAFWGLGFAMIYALLQKVFHVISEAPTWVTTQANKFLPSAQVSGEITPEYMGVGYIIGPKIAGVLVAGGVLAWLGLIPLLATLIDPALAAHQLVKLGLLADITKAGGSVGWDPVTKTFADYPLAIYQAYVKQIGAGAVAAGGFITLLKTIPTIISSFKDSLGSIKEGKTVADTKRTDRDLSLKIVGVGSLALIILVAVLPQIPSNGILSNLLIGVLVVLFGAFFVTVSSRIVGLIGSSNNPISGMTIATIMGTCLVFIAVGWTGKLYEPMALVVGGMICIAAANAGATSQDLKTGYIIGATPRYQQLALFIGVIVSSIVIGLTVRILDTPTPEMLAQGIKHAIGTELYSAPQATLMATLIKGMLSFNLDWQYVLVGVFIAVTIELCGINALSFAVGAYLPLSTTLPIFVGGAIKGIVDWKERKKVKTPEEEELGPGNLFATGLVAGGALAGVVVAILMVIPSVRSNLSKIDVQPLFTRWFGAGGYELLGVLIFLFMGFVLYNISKKKNEAEDIIK from the coding sequence ATGAGTAAAGAAGAATTTAAGCCTTTCATTCCTGCAGAAAGTAATGTAGCAGAATTTACAATTAAGTCCATTTTATTGGGATGTATAGCCGGGATCATATTTGGTGCCGCAACTGTTTATCTCGCACTAAAAGCCGGATTAACCGTCTCAGCCTCAATCCCGATTGCCGTACTGGCAATTACGCTGGGTAAAAAGTTTTTTAAAACAACTATCCTGGAGAATAACATTATTCAAACTACCGGATCGGCAGGTGAATCCATTGCTGCCGGAGTTGTATTTACACTTCCGGGATTCCTGTTCCTGAGTACTGATATTGGTGGACAAAGTTCGGGAGAAGCCTTTTTCAACTATATGACCATCCTGATTCTTGCTATTCTCGGAGGGGTTCTGGGAACGATGATGATGATTCCTTTACGCCGTTCGCTGATTGTCAAAGAGCATGAAACCTTACCTTATCCAGAGGGAACAGCTTGTGCTTCAGTACTTAAAGCCGGAGAAAGAGGCGGGTCATTTGCCCGTACTGCATTCTGGGGTCTTGGTTTTGCCATGATCTATGCATTGCTGCAAAAGGTATTCCATGTGATTTCAGAAGCGCCGACCTGGGTAACTACACAGGCCAACAAATTTCTGCCTTCTGCGCAGGTTAGCGGAGAGATCACTCCTGAATATATGGGTGTGGGTTATATTATCGGCCCAAAAATAGCAGGTGTACTGGTTGCCGGTGGTGTTTTAGCCTGGCTTGGACTGATACCTTTATTAGCTACACTGATTGATCCTGCTCTGGCAGCACATCAGCTGGTTAAACTGGGATTACTTGCTGATATTACCAAAGCTGGTGGTTCTGTAGGCTGGGACCCGGTAACTAAGACTTTTGCTGATTACCCGCTGGCAATTTATCAGGCCTATGTGAAACAAATTGGTGCCGGCGCAGTAGCTGCAGGTGGATTTATCACTTTATTAAAAACTATTCCGACCATTATCTCTTCATTCAAAGATAGTCTGGGTTCTATTAAAGAAGGAAAAACTGTAGCTGATACCAAAAGAACTGACCGCGATCTTTCGCTGAAAATTGTGGGTGTTGGCAGTTTGGCACTGATTATCCTGGTTGCTGTTTTACCGCAGATTCCAAGTAACGGAATCCTAAGTAATTTACTAATTGGTGTTCTGGTTGTTTTATTCGGAGCGTTCTTCGTTACTGTTTCAAGCCGTATTGTAGGCCTGATCGGATCAAGTAACAATCCTATTTCGGGAATGACGATTGCAACGATTATGGGAACCTGCCTGGTTTTCATCGCCGTTGGCTGGACCGGCAAGTTATATGAGCCTATGGCACTGGTTGTAGGTGGTATGATTTGTATTGCAGCAGCAAACGCCGGTGCAACTTCTCAGGATCTCAAAACAGGTTATATCATCGGTGCGACACCAAGATATCAGCAGCTTGCTTTATTTATCGGGGTTATCGTTTCATCTATAGTAATCGGACTGACAGTCCGCATTCTGGACACTCCTACTCCGGAAATGCTGGCTCAGGGTATCAAACATGCGATTGGTACTGAATTATACTCTGCTCCTCAGGCTACATTAATGGCAACCCTGATTAAAGGTATGCTTTCTTTTAACCTGGACTGGCAGTATGTACTGGTTGGTGTGTTTATCGCTGTCACTATTGAGTTATGCGGTATCAATGCTTTATCTTTTGCTGTAGGTGCTTATTTACCTTTATCTACCACGCTTCCGATTTTTGTTGGTGGAGCGATAAAGGGAATCGTAGACTGGAAAGAAAGGAAAAAAGTAAAAACACCGGAAGAAGAAGAACTGGGCCCTGGAAATCTCTTTGCAACGGGACTGGTTGCAGGTGGTGCACTGGCTGGTGTGGTTGTCGCTATTCTGATGGTTATTCCTTCTGTACGCAGTAATCTGAGTAAAATTGATGTTCAGCCATTGTTTACCCGCTGGTTTGGTGCGGGTGGTTATGAATTATTAGGTGTTTTAATCTTCCTTTTCATGGGATTTGTCTTATACAATATCTCAAAAAAGAAAAATGAAGCTGAAGACATCATCAAATAG
- a CDS encoding amino acid permease gives MLFKKPIKLLIEEQKNNGENGLTRTLGPYNLVALGIGAIVGAGIFSLTGIVASENAGPAVILSFILAGVACAFCALCYAEYASMIPVAGSAYTYTYATLGEFMAWIIGWDLVLEYALASATVAVSWSSYATKLLAQLSVNLPPELTGSPFDLIRLADGTTLKGGIINLPAVFIVVVLSLVLVKGTKESATINNLLVILKIGVILLFIALGWSFINTANYSPFIPENTGEFGHFGWSGIIRGAAVVFFGFIGFDAVSTAAQEAKNPQKDMPIGIIGSLLVATILYVAFSYVMTGLAPYTAFKGDASPAATAFAVTGYHFLNSALIIAILAGYTSVILVMLLGQSRVFYSMSKDGLLPEFFSNIHPRFKTPWKSNLFFLVFVGLLAGLVPISDLGHMVSIGTLFAFSLVALGVIILRRTNPEIPRSFRVPFVPVVPILGIAVCVCLMVGLPIESWERLFIWMAIGVIFYFLYGKKHSKLRKLHQQNPDTTNSGSVQ, from the coding sequence ATGCTATTCAAGAAACCCATTAAACTGCTGATAGAAGAACAAAAAAACAATGGTGAAAACGGTCTTACCCGTACGCTGGGCCCCTATAATCTCGTTGCTTTAGGCATTGGGGCTATTGTCGGGGCGGGAATATTTTCACTGACCGGCATTGTCGCTTCTGAAAATGCCGGACCGGCAGTGATACTTTCCTTTATTCTGGCCGGAGTTGCCTGTGCCTTTTGTGCGCTTTGTTATGCAGAATATGCTTCTATGATACCTGTAGCGGGTTCAGCCTATACTTATACTTATGCAACCCTGGGTGAATTTATGGCCTGGATTATCGGTTGGGATTTAGTACTTGAATATGCCCTCGCCTCTGCTACTGTAGCGGTAAGCTGGTCCAGTTATGCGACCAAATTACTCGCCCAGCTATCTGTTAATTTACCACCAGAACTTACAGGATCTCCTTTTGATCTGATCAGATTAGCAGATGGAACTACTTTAAAAGGCGGTATCATTAATCTTCCTGCTGTTTTTATCGTAGTTGTACTTTCTCTTGTTCTGGTAAAAGGAACAAAAGAATCCGCAACTATCAATAATCTGTTAGTGATCCTGAAAATTGGTGTTATCTTACTTTTTATCGCCCTTGGCTGGTCATTTATCAATACAGCGAATTACAGTCCTTTTATTCCTGAAAACACAGGAGAATTCGGACATTTCGGATGGTCGGGTATTATCAGGGGTGCTGCCGTAGTCTTTTTTGGATTTATTGGATTTGATGCCGTTTCTACTGCTGCGCAGGAAGCTAAAAACCCGCAGAAAGATATGCCAATCGGCATTATCGGCTCATTACTGGTAGCCACAATACTATATGTAGCCTTCTCTTATGTCATGACTGGTCTGGCTCCCTACACCGCATTTAAAGGGGATGCCAGCCCTGCAGCAACAGCTTTTGCAGTTACAGGCTATCATTTTCTGAACAGCGCGCTGATTATTGCAATTCTTGCTGGTTATACCTCAGTAATCCTGGTGATGTTGCTGGGTCAGTCCCGTGTGTTCTACAGTATGTCAAAAGATGGATTACTTCCTGAATTTTTCAGTAATATTCATCCCCGTTTTAAAACTCCGTGGAAAAGCAATCTGTTTTTTCTTGTGTTTGTAGGTTTACTTGCAGGTTTAGTCCCGATTTCTGATCTGGGGCATATGGTGAGTATCGGAACCTTATTTGCTTTTTCGCTGGTAGCACTGGGCGTCATCATTTTAAGACGTACCAATCCGGAGATCCCAAGATCTTTCAGAGTTCCTTTTGTACCTGTGGTTCCTATTCTTGGAATTGCCGTTTGTGTTTGTCTGATGGTGGGTTTACCAATTGAAAGCTGGGAACGTCTTTTTATCTGGATGGCAATTGGTGTTATTTTTTACTTTTTGTATGGCAAAAAGCATAGTAAACTGCGGAAATTACATCAGCAAAATCCTGACACCACAAATTCAGGATCAGTTCAGTAA
- a CDS encoding VOC family protein — protein MSFSHAVSWFEIPANDINRSQKFYETIFDMQMIPMDMPGFEMRMFPIIDPMVGVGGALAKSEGFHEVSSNSGTLVYLNANPDVQIVLDRIEAAGGKILVPKTEISPEYGYMGIFLDTEGNRVGLHSIPQGA, from the coding sequence ATGAGTTTTTCACATGCTGTGAGCTGGTTCGAAATACCGGCAAATGACATTAACAGGTCCCAGAAATTTTATGAGACCATTTTCGATATGCAAATGATACCCATGGATATGCCGGGTTTTGAAATGAGGATGTTTCCTATTATTGACCCTATGGTTGGAGTAGGAGGAGCTCTGGCCAAAAGCGAGGGGTTTCACGAGGTTTCTTCTAATAGCGGTACATTGGTTTATCTGAACGCTAATCCGGATGTTCAGATTGTACTGGACAGAATTGAAGCTGCAGGGGGAAAGATTCTGGTGCCCAAAACAGAAATTTCACCAGAATATGGCTATATGGGAATTTTCCTGGATACAGAAGGAAACAGGGTAGGTTTGCATTCCATTCCTCAGGGAGCTTAA
- a CDS encoding NAD(P)/FAD-dependent oxidoreductase, which translates to MNEFDIIVIGKGLVGSAAAKYLSYNKERIAVIGPDEPEDYNQAIVFASHYDQARVQRLIGKDQVWTSLNLESVRQYDTIAAQSGIKFHDPVGCLYVNPAGKDDYLINAGSLAGQFKLDYTAYMDGAAITADFNDYSFPDHSQGLLEESPAGLINPRLLLQAQLSIFKQNNGTILAETIIGLTKDEQGFSVKSHEGNTYRAKKILLAAGSFVNFLGLIPRPLDLKIKNEIILLAQLTEDQAQELSGLPSLLYEIDNDITEGIYLIKPVKYPDGKYYIKMGCNVPEDIYFDHLEQVQHWFRAGNSEQFTDRLKQALLKILPHIRPVDYQVKRCIINRSVHGRPYIGETAQTGLYVASGCNGYSAMCSDAIGKTASYFLQEERFPENYTAKDFEVFYR; encoded by the coding sequence ATGAACGAATTTGACATCATCGTTATTGGTAAAGGTTTAGTTGGGTCAGCGGCGGCCAAATACCTGTCTTACAACAAAGAAAGAATTGCAGTCATTGGGCCGGATGAGCCTGAGGATTACAATCAGGCTATAGTTTTTGCCAGCCATTATGATCAGGCGCGGGTACAGCGGCTGATCGGTAAAGATCAGGTATGGACAAGTCTTAATCTGGAATCAGTCAGACAATATGATACTATAGCGGCACAAAGCGGGATAAAATTTCACGATCCTGTAGGCTGCTTATATGTAAACCCTGCCGGAAAAGATGATTATCTGATCAATGCCGGTTCTCTGGCCGGGCAGTTTAAGCTCGATTACACAGCTTATATGGATGGCGCGGCAATCACTGCGGATTTTAATGATTATAGCTTTCCTGACCATTCACAGGGGCTGCTGGAAGAATCTCCGGCCGGCCTGATCAACCCACGTCTGTTATTGCAGGCTCAGTTAAGCATTTTCAAACAGAATAACGGGACAATACTAGCTGAAACCATTATAGGATTAACAAAAGATGAGCAGGGTTTTTCCGTTAAATCACATGAAGGAAATACTTACCGGGCAAAAAAGATATTACTGGCCGCAGGTTCATTTGTGAATTTCCTTGGTCTTATTCCACGGCCATTGGATTTAAAGATTAAAAATGAAATTATCCTGTTGGCACAGCTGACTGAAGACCAGGCTCAGGAGCTGTCCGGGCTCCCTTCTCTTTTATACGAAATTGACAATGATATAACTGAAGGAATTTATCTGATCAAACCAGTTAAATATCCTGATGGTAAGTATTATATAAAAATGGGATGTAATGTACCTGAGGATATTTACTTTGATCATCTTGAACAGGTTCAGCACTGGTTCAGAGCAGGTAACAGTGAGCAGTTTACCGACAGATTAAAACAAGCCTTACTAAAGATATTACCCCATATCAGGCCGGTTGATTATCAGGTTAAAAGATGTATCATCAATCGTTCTGTACATGGCAGACCTTATATTGGTGAGACCGCTCAGACCGGATTATATGTAGCCAGCGGCTGTAACGGTTATTCAGCAATGTGCTCTGATGCAATCGGGAAAACTGCTTCTTATTTCCTGCAAGAGGAAAGATTCCCTGAAAATTATACGGCAAAAGATTTTGAGGTCTTTTACCGATAA